Proteins co-encoded in one Cydia splendana chromosome 11, ilCydSple1.2, whole genome shotgun sequence genomic window:
- the LOC134795099 gene encoding LOW QUALITY PROTEIN: uncharacterized protein LOC134795099 (The sequence of the model RefSeq protein was modified relative to this genomic sequence to represent the inferred CDS: deleted 1 base in 1 codon; substituted 1 base at 1 genomic stop codon): NADQPVWKKPRGRRFTLEEKIFALSVFKPCPKAYRLLEKICVLPKRRTLEKILQKVQLFPGVNEIIFDNLKKRVRKCLTIIDFAHSFLTRWHYKKGKNIFQPCIGIYGTNLIIRGVVKKYKQPVAFTFCSNTTKTNDLKRQIEEVTKKIYESGLNIIGTKCDQGTTNMAAINLLIKETQETYFARNEEYKGVFFEILLSGRKIXPIYDPPHLMKGIRNNLLTKELEYVQDNKIKRAKWAHLEALYRRGPRHKGVRLASKLTAAPPPFSLYTSYCWAQASSHTRDSTPATARDSNHRRPSASVAGGRQLSPIAIVSQRALVDVCVCSRLHIDERALRHQRSPRRIDDSRRLSRAVDYVMIADCCRGRSLAYCRSSVTAPQIMDKEPESPKNHEIFGDIFVYNGSKTVVPSITSWIKSIEAFQSITKYLHSLGLNSLLLRNFNQDPIENFFGAIRAHGLRNTKPSVYTFINSYKALMINNLTSPHSIGSNCEEDDNYCLQSLRFFLTVPDLNELTVDNAHLMMEIIDTENLVKTQKEKSAAVAYCSGWLIKLSKKKIYKNCPKCKCDLESDSLQEFHEYIKIREYSEELAKFMLKRSIKFFFNNWCREINKILTGKTTFWDQEDDMKKTAYEYRIVFSDPPVRRVRPRFDHARAAVLPDLLIKQ, from the exons aatgCAGATCAGCCAGTTTGGAAAAAACCAAGAGGTCGAAGATTTACTTTGGAAGAAAAAATATTCGCGCTCTCGGTATTCAAGCCATGTCCAAAAGCTTATAGATTGCTTGAAAAAATTTGCGTCTTACCAAAACGAAGAACTTTAGAAAAAATCTTACAAAAAGTGCAATTATTCCCGGGAGTAAATGAAATCATCTTTGATAATCTAAAAAAAAGAGTACGAAAATGCCTCACCATCATAGATTTTGCACATTCGTTTTTGACGAGATGGCATTA TAAAAagggaaaaaatattttccaaccaTGTATTGGTATTTATGGTACAAATTTAATTATACGAGGTGTTGTCAAAAAATATAAGCAGCCAGTTGCATTTACTTTCTGTTCAAACACAACAAAGACGAATGACCTTAAAAGACAAATTGAAGaagtaacaaaaaaaatttatgaaTCTGGTCTTAACATCATAGGCACCAAATGCGATCAAGGTACGACCAATATGGCTGCGATAAATCTACTGATAAAGGAAACGCAAGAGACATATTTCGCGCGTAATGAAGAATATAAAGGCGTATTTTTCGAGATA TTATTAAGTGGCAGAAAAATTTAGCCGATTTATGACCCACCTCATTTAATGAAAGGAATACGCAATAATTTGCTGACTAAAGAGTTAGAGTATGTCCAGgacaacaaaattaaaagaGCCAAATGGGCACACTTGGAGGCACTGTACAGACGAGGCCCACGTCATAAAGGAGTACGACTGGCTAGTAAATTGACTGCAGCACCACCaccattcagcctatatacgtcctactgctgggcacaggcctcctctcat ACGAGGGACAGTACGCCAGCGACCGCCCGCGACAGCAATCATCGGCGACCGTCGGCGAGCGTCGCGGGCGGTCGCCAGCTGTCGCCGATCGCTATCGTGTCGCAGCGCGCACTCGtcgatgtgtgtgtgtgtagtaGACTACACATCGACGAGCGCGCGCTGCGACATCAGCGATCGCCGCGGCGTATCGACGACAGTCGGCGACTGTCGCGGGCGGTCGACTATGTAATGATCGCCGATTGCTGTCGCGGGCGGTCGCTGGCGTACTGTCGCTCGTCT GTCACCGCACCGCAAATTATGGATAAAGAGCCTGAAAGTCCTAAAAACCATGAAATATTTGGTGACATATTCGTATATAACGGGTCGAAAACAGTAGTTCCATCAATAACGAGCTGGATCAAAAGTATCGAAGCTTTCCAATCCATCACAAAATACTTGCACTCCCTTGGATTGAATTCATTGCTGCTGAGGAACTTCAATCAGGATCCCATAGAAAACTTTTTCGGTGCAATTAGGGCCCATGGTTTGAGAAACACTAAACCAAGTGTGTACACATTTATAAACTCATATAAAGCCTTAATGATTAATAATTTGACCTCACCTCATTCCATCGGGTCCAATTGTGAAGAAGACGATAATTATTGTCTTCAGTCTTTAAGATTTTTCTTAACTGTTCCTGACTTAAATGAATTGACTGTGGACAATGCTCATTTAATGATGGAGATTATAGACACAGAAAATTTAGTTAAAACTCAAAAAGAGAAATCTGCAGCAGTGGCATATTGTAGCGGATGgctaataaaattatcaaaaaagaaaatatacaaaaattgcCCCAAATGCAAGTGCGACTTAGAAAGCGACAGCTTACAAGAATTTCACGAATACATCAAAATAAGAGAATACAG CGAGGAGTTGGCGAAGTTTATGTTAAAACGGAGcatcaaattttttttcaataattggTGCAGagaaataaacaagattttaaCGGGGAAAACCACATTTTGGGACCAGGAGGACGATATGAAAAAGACCGCCTATGaatatagaatagtatttag CGACCCGCCGGTGCGCCGCGTGCGCCCCCGCTTTGATCACGCCCGCGCAGCAGTGTTGCCAGATCTACTGATTAAGCAGTAA